A portion of the Aquamicrobium sp. genome contains these proteins:
- a CDS encoding acyl-CoA dehydrogenase family protein, translating to MALGMTERLKPIHDKVARMVREEILPLDEEFLAEVDKGGDRWSFTPRQSEILEGLKAKARERRLWNFWLTDSSRGYGLSTVEYAYLAEEMGKAHLGAEVFNCSAPDTGNMEVLERYGTQAQKEAWLGPLLEGKIRSAYLMTEPDVASSDATNISMRCERDGGDYVLNGEKWWASGAGDPRCAIYIVMVRTPDAARRKHEQHSMILVPADTPGVTVLRAMKVYGDDDAPHGHMHIRFEDVRVPAQNLILTEGKGFAIAQGRLGPGRIHHCMRAIGQAEMALEQMCQRAMRREAFGQPLAKLGANYDIIAECRMEIEMARLLCLKAAWMIDQGDGKAAAPWISQVKVIAPRVALKVTDEAVQMFGGQGVSQDTPLARSWTHLRTLRLADGPDAVHRRQIAREELKKHTQQKV from the coding sequence ATGGCCCTCGGCATGACCGAGCGCCTGAAGCCGATCCACGACAAGGTCGCGCGGATGGTGCGCGAGGAGATCCTTCCGCTCGACGAGGAGTTCCTCGCCGAGGTCGACAAGGGCGGCGACCGCTGGAGCTTCACCCCGCGCCAGAGCGAGATTCTCGAAGGGCTGAAGGCGAAGGCGCGCGAGCGCCGCCTGTGGAATTTCTGGCTGACCGATTCGAGCCGCGGCTACGGCCTGTCGACCGTCGAATACGCCTATCTCGCCGAGGAGATGGGCAAGGCGCACCTCGGCGCCGAGGTGTTCAACTGCTCCGCCCCCGACACCGGCAACATGGAGGTGCTGGAGCGTTACGGCACGCAGGCGCAGAAGGAGGCGTGGCTTGGCCCCCTGCTCGAAGGGAAGATCCGCTCGGCCTATCTGATGACCGAGCCGGACGTGGCCTCGTCCGACGCCACCAACATCTCGATGCGTTGCGAGCGCGACGGCGGCGACTACGTGCTCAACGGCGAGAAATGGTGGGCGTCCGGCGCGGGCGATCCGCGCTGCGCCATCTACATCGTCATGGTGCGCACCCCCGACGCGGCGCGGCGGAAGCACGAGCAGCATTCGATGATCCTCGTGCCGGCCGATACGCCCGGCGTCACGGTGCTGCGGGCGATGAAGGTCTATGGCGACGACGATGCGCCGCACGGTCACATGCACATCCGTTTCGAGGATGTCCGCGTGCCGGCGCAGAACCTCATCCTCACCGAGGGCAAGGGCTTCGCCATCGCGCAGGGCAGGCTCGGGCCGGGGCGCATCCACCATTGCATGCGCGCCATCGGCCAGGCCGAGATGGCGCTGGAGCAGATGTGCCAGCGCGCCATGCGCCGCGAGGCGTTCGGCCAGCCGCTGGCCAAGCTCGGCGCCAATTACGATATCATCGCCGAGTGCCGGATGGAGATCGAGATGGCGCGGCTCCTGTGCCTGAAGGCGGCGTGGATGATCGACCAGGGCGACGGCAAGGCCGCGGCGCCGTGGATCAGCCAGGTCAAGGTGATCGCGCCGCGCGTGGCGCTGAAGGTGACGGACGAGGCGGTGCAGATGTTCGGCGGGCAGGGCGTCAGCCAGGACACGCCGCTGGCGCGCTCGTGGACGCACCTGCGGACGCTGCGCCTCGCCGACGGGCCGGACGCCGTCCACCGCCGGCAGATCGCCCGCGAGGAACTCAAGAAGCATACGCAGCAGAAGGTGTAG
- a CDS encoding TetR/AcrR family transcriptional regulator, protein MTLRVPEQMLDHARADILSAAATCFMERGYTETSIDDVAHALGATKGRIYHHFRSKADLFASVFRAGMEMNFAAIEPYRALPGRASARWRRMAFVHVMQMILTRAFQRTVWMGVEMHLRGATTPQQRAVMADLIQFRSDYSAIFREVIVKAREEGDFDFGNVSITNQLMFMTLNSPIFWYAPRTGETKADLEELAEQVVTCAWRGLGGKEERKEP, encoded by the coding sequence ATGACGCTGCGCGTCCCTGAGCAGATGCTGGACCATGCGCGCGCCGACATACTGAGCGCGGCGGCGACCTGCTTCATGGAACGCGGCTACACCGAGACCTCGATCGACGACGTCGCGCACGCGCTCGGCGCGACCAAGGGGCGCATCTACCATCATTTCCGCTCCAAGGCGGACCTGTTCGCGTCGGTCTTCCGCGCCGGGATGGAGATGAACTTCGCCGCCATCGAGCCCTATCGCGCGCTTCCGGGCCGGGCCTCGGCGCGCTGGCGGCGCATGGCGTTCGTGCATGTGATGCAGATGATCCTGACCCGGGCTTTCCAGCGCACGGTGTGGATGGGGGTCGAGATGCACCTGCGCGGCGCGACGACGCCGCAGCAGCGCGCGGTGATGGCTGACCTGATCCAGTTCCGCAGCGACTACAGCGCGATCTTCCGCGAGGTCATCGTCAAGGCGCGCGAGGAGGGCGATTTCGACTTCGGCAATGTCAGCATCACCAACCAGCTGATGTTCATGACGCTGAATTCGCCCATCTTCTGGTACGCGCCGCGCACCGGCGAGACCAAGGCCGATCTCGAGGAGCTGGCGGAACAGGTCGTCACCTGCGCGTGGCGCGGGCTCGGCGGCAAGGAGGAACGGAAAGAACCATGA